The DNA region AGGTGTGTACAACATACCAATGTGACGGTTCATTTTTCTCTTATAAACtgtgaatttaaaaacaatcagtttatttaaaatattgactCAGATAAGTTTAACCATCATgcctttaataattttaaagtatcaattcataaatacattctttaatcaattaaatttttaaatatcttaagaAGATTTATTACAATGAGAATGTTGATTAAGAAACtctcatttttagaactttcaGCAGAATTTGAGTTAGTGTTGAAGCACTGAACAGCTGGTACCTGATCTCAGATGTGCTATGGAAAGCTGTTTTTCATCTGCACAAAACCGATAGCTCATGTATTTAATTTGCTCCTTAAActtctatttacatgtaataaaacattttgaaaagatgATCTTTTAATTGTTGATCACTcttaaaaaaagtcataactGTGTTTCTTAAAATCTGCATGAAACTgagacaataaaaaaaagaaatccatttaattttcaaatcaaatatttaacttaaataaattaatttatcatgGTAATTTGATTTTTGGGCATTGAACTATGGTCGCCTCATTGAGGGCAGATTTAAAAGCTCAAAGAGGTGTACCTCAAAAGTTTTGGTTTACTTACAAATTTTTGtgaatgcataatttttttctccGAGATACAAACAAATCATGCTTAAAAGATGTGACATTTTGTGAACTGgtggttttttattttactcCACTACTCCATTAAAAGATCcataacataaaattaacaaacacTTACTTGCACTAAGGCCTGCCTTGGAGGATGCCGACAGTGACTTCGAGCTGCGGGGGCGAGATGATCGGGGCCTTGCTGATTGAGGTCGCCCTGATGATGGTGTAGGGCGGAAATCTGACGATACAGAGGGTCTAGCTGATTTAGGGGGAGTGGGTGTGAATCGGGGGGACTGGACTGGAGGGGCACTCTTTGGCCTGGGGGGAGGGGATGGAGTGGAGCGGTACAGATCTTTAGTGTCCAAGGGAGGAACTGCTGATGTCCGGTCTGTGTTGGATATTACATGATCCCTGTCAATGTATAAATGCTGAATTAATTTTCTACTCAGTGTTTAATGCCTTGGGTTTTACAAAGAGAAAAGCACAATTTGATAAATACTATTACTGTCTGTGCATTTTTTCTTTGGTTagaatgttttataaaataaaacacttgtaagtacatgtacctgctgCATCTCTTCATTTCTGCCAATTCTTTTTTGTAGGAGAGATTGGAGCATTCATCTCTCAGCTCTTCTACCTTGTCTAAAGACTCCAATCCTCGCTGGATCTCATCTTTAATCAGACGGATATCTTCACTCTAGAAGGAAAAAAATGCCATTTAGATAATTCAAAACCATTTCCTGCTTATTCCAGATTTGCCTTGGAAACGCAGTAGTAAAGTAGCCAACTAAGAAGAAAAAAGCATTTTAAGGGGGATAACTCAATATGTGtactgaaaaagaaatcaataagTTACCTCCCAAGACTCAGGTTGGTCAAAATCTTTGCCTTTTTCAGAGAAATAATGATATCTTCCACCTGTAGCCTTTGCAAGGTCAAACAGGAACTCATTAGCCTCCTTGTCATTGCAGTTGAAGGAAATGGCATGAACGGGTACCGTGTGGTGCATCTGTACTTGAGCAATGATGGATTTGGGTGGCTGTAAGAAGATTTGGAGATTTATAATTTATCAATGAAACAAGGAAGTTATAGCATTTGTTATGttagaaatattgaatttttttttggtcagaTATTGTACAATCTAAAATTTTAGAATAAcgattgtgtttttttaaaaatatcctgTACTTTCATCCAAATTGATATCTCAAAGTGTACACACCATGCCACCAtaagctttttttttatcatcacaaaatatgaatataccaaataaattacatgtaatatcaaacaTCACTCTATGTCCTGCTCACCTGGTCTGGCCTTCCGTCAGTCAGTAGATAGATAGCCTGGGTCCCTGGGTCAGACAGAGCGTGCTGCAGGGCGGCGTAGGTATTAGTGGAGCCCCAGCACGACAGACCCTGGATCCACTTCCAAGCCCCCTTCAGACTCAGCTCAGATATGTCCGTCAACCGGTTCTGCCAAGCGGTGGCTTTGGAGTTGAAGGAGATCAAGTTGAATTTCTTCTTGTGTCTGATTTGCTCctgttgattttaaaagatgaacatgTATAGGTATTAATaatgtatatcaacaaaaaagCATACATTTTTCTACTTATAAAATATCCAAGTTGAAATACGTTAtagtaaatcaaattttttaacaatactatcatgtgaaaaaaatgttaactgAACTTTGTGAGGTTATATTAATAATTGAAATGTACATGAAGGATATTTTAAATCACTAGAATGCTCTGTGGATGACAAACTTAACTTCTTATAACTGataagcaaaacactttgtaaTTATTTCTAACCTGCATGAGCAGAAACAATTTATCCTTGAGGTATTGAATACTGGGTAGCATGGAGGCCGAGGTGTCTATCAGGATATAGATCTGATCCTCAATTACTGTACCAAACAGGGCCCTGCTCCCTTTGTTCAGCCAGTCAATCCTACAGCAGAGAAAATGGTCATTTACACAGTGAATATGAAAGTATGGAGTTTAAATTACTACTGTATTTTTGTATCTggttaatatgatattttatttaaaatcatatttgaaatatcagGCTAAAACATGTGTGTACAGTTAGAGGGTTTACATTAATATGGATTAAACTTCTTGAAAATATTATGCTTTATcgttttattcaccaattataTTAATCCAAAACCTAAAATgctgaaaataataaatcatatacCAGGCTACATATTGaactaaaatgaataaaatacaattacagGTTACCgtacattttgtttgaaaatccATGCAGGAAAAAGTATATACGACAAATACTGTACCTTTGATGGAAAGAGTTGACAGCCACTGTCATTTTGCGTTCGTAGTCTCTATGTAGTTCTGGGGTGACTTGAACATGAACCACTCTACCATCTCTCCATTTAACAATAGGGAATCGATCACAGTATCTAGCATTCACTAACTTGGTGTGCTTTACCTGCAAAGGGACAAATGAATTATATACTTGATGTCTACAGCAGTTCAAATGACCGAACATCAGAATAAAACATTAATCAAAGAAACAGAATGAATTACTGTCTATTGTATTGACCTCAttataaagaaatatgaaaacctaaaattacatttattttcttacATTCATCTTCACTAGCCATGGATTTGATTCATTATTCTCGTCTAAGATTAGAATTATTAATTGGACCTTTGGCTAGggaagatgtacatgtattacattatcCATaaacacctctctctctctctctctttctctttctctctctctctctctctctctctctctcataaataaCATTAACTTCAATTTATGTAAAATGCAGTTATTCATTCTGTCATTCTGTTGGTCCTATACTGCTGACTTACAGCGTCTGTTTGAGTATTTTCTGGTGGCTTCATGTTTATGTCCACTGCACCATCCTGGTGTTTAAAAGCCACGGATCCTAAGACATCAAACAGCTCCAGTTTGCGTGCATTCAGCCCATATTTCCCCAGCCATTCCTTTGTTCCCATATACTGCTCTTCTAGGACTTCTTTATCCCATTTAGTGATTTTCGATTCTACAATGGAAAAAATCAGAGACTTTATCACCTAATCTGAGAACTTTATTGGCAAAGCATACTCACAATGAATTATTGATCACATTTAcaggaatttaatttatttttgaatccTGATTCCGTGTGCAGAGACAAATTGTTTTCTGTTATCTTGAATTATTCAACACTTACAAATTCATCTTGTTTGTGCAGATACATGGAAGTTGGTTGTAAATTGAGTGGACAAGCTAGTgttataaatattcaaattcaaatctaaagtttacataattatccattagatattttttgagtATGACACAAGATTTAAACTAAGTGATTGTAATCAAATGAGCTTCGTGTAATCATACATATTCATAATACAACCATGTAATCTGAAAAAGAGTGttgtataaaaaaagattttttttttctgagctAGATAACAAGTGCATGTAGTAATGAAAATTGCTAAGGATTatctattaacatttttatctatagaaataaatcatgcaataaatctaaaaaaagatttttacacaTGCAAACAACATAGATGACATTAAATCGTGTGGAGTTTGCCTTGTGTATATATGCTAAATTTGTAACAACCTCTGTCACTTTTTTCTCGAGGGATATATAATCTCGAGTTCCAAGgtcctgtaaaattttcaaacaaatctaacaatcaaaataaaactcaTGTCTCAAAGAAAGATAGTATGTCATCTTCTTCATTTAACTAACCTAATCTTGATCATCCATAACTAATTCCCTGAATGGATATGCTGTGAATGCATGTAGATATTTAATTGAATTGCAATTTGCGTAGTAACCTTCAGAATATTTAGTTGATTTGCCATACATTTACTTGAACAAGATAGCTAGTTGACTGGGGTATCTACCTAATCCCAAAGAGCACtcaggaaaaaaatcaatttgaaattacTGATAAACATGACACATATCCTACAATATTTATTCCATTAACCATCATCacacataaatcaaagtaaaactgaAACTCGGCTGcactttttaatatgaaaatccATGAAAAACTCCTATGTTCAATGAGATCTTACCGATTTGAATTTTGGGTTCGGGAACTTGCTCTGTGAGGGCCTGGATCTGGGAGCGGACATTTCTGGCCTCCTCCAGCTCTTCGAAGATCAGCATTACATCCTCCCTCATCCCTGCCCCTGGGGGAACACCCCCAAAGGTCTTCTTCTTAAGCACGATGTTGgctttgtttgtttttggaTCCAAAGGTTGTCCCTCATAGGCGTCCATTTCCATGACAACTGCATAGGCATGGAATCTGGAAATACATGGAAAAACTTTAACTATCATGGCATTTAGAAAACACTGAGCCCCTTCATCTTGAGAATAAAAGTTTTGTAAGTTAATCAAAATCCATCAGAACTGAATTGGAACGAAAGAATTCAGTTTTAATAAATTGCttaagcatttcattttttgaattaaaagaatgattttgaaatgtaaGGTTCTTACTTTGAACCAATTCCTCTTGCGAATTCTCTTAAAAACCTGACAATATCTGAGGAATCACAGTTGTAGGACACTAAGTGAAGAGGAATCTTCCTTGAACAGGCCTGAACCTAAAAAATTACAGATAAAACTGATTTTATTGATGCCTCGCATAAAACTTTATTACAAGAAACTGTAcaccaacttttattcgtgtGCGAGAAATTTCTGCAAGGTTCGCTAGAGTTTTGTTGTCATGAATATTTCTCGCTGCAAATCAATTCTTGTCATTTGATTGTTAAAACCACATGGTTGTGAATAAGGCTTGGTCACAAAAATTAGTCGTCGCAAACCAATTTATCTTTAGTAAATCtaataaatcatgaaataaagttgtcacaaataaaagttgatttacagtatgtatatcataaattatatatcagctATGGTAATGTCATGAGATTACCAGGTaagatttaattcaatttaatctGCATACATTAAAACATACAGATATGAAAGTTTtgcaatcaaaaatataaatttttaagttcTAATATGACAAACTTTAATAGTGTATTGACTAATGACcagttttttcaattaaattacctTTTCTTTTAACAACTCTTTACAGGAGTCGATAGAATTACCCTCAGTGAACAAATAGACTGCTTCATTCTACAAAACCAAAGAATAATAATTAAGTACAAGCTATAGCATGTATCCAGCCAATTtatgattatttgttttttggaTGACACTAATTAGTATGTACGTTACTCCAAAGTTTTTTTCCAATAAATGGCTAATCGTCCAGCTTACATGTTGGTCTGTCATGGCTTTGAGCACTGCTTCAGCTGTGGCTGTCTTGGACACTGAGGCTAACCTGTCCAACTCCCACAGCCAATCAACTGCTCCCTGTATCGTGTCATGGGTCACCGGAACACACTCGGGGTGATACATTTGCATATCATCAGCTGACCTGCAGGATCCAatcaaaaaatacatgtacatgtttacatgtatatacacataaAGTAATTGGGAGCTTGAAGCATTTTACTCGAATGCATACATCTTTACTTTTCCAAAaatgtactgtatatatatgtatatcaacaaaaataccACTAAGTCTTGTCCTCATTTAATCAAAACCACGTTCTTACCTTatcaaattgaattttgaaatttgcgTCAGTTGCTCATAGATGACAGTTTCTAAAGCTATTCTGTATTGGTCAAACTGCTGTGGAGACATGTTGCGGATGTCTAGAACGATAGTGATGGCCTTCTCCTCAATGACTCCAAACAGACGTCTGCTCTCGGTGGTCAGCCATTCCAGTCTCCTATTGAACAGGTGGATAGCCTGGGTCAGTCTTCCCTCGATCTGCTTCAGCATTTCTCGTCCACAGGTTATCTAAAGGTAAATTTGTATATCTAGCTGAAATTATAGCCACTCAGCATTGGCTCTGAATTCTATTATATTAGGTtccttttaaaattaacataatgaaaaaaatgatctacatgtaattgaaagCAAATTAACATGACTACATGCATATGGTGTGTAAATCCCTATAGGTTTCTCTAGCAtgctttaatgtttaaatatcgatgtatatgcatgtaatcattgttttttacataaaaatgtgtTCACAACAAGTATTGTAGGTCAATTTCATGTCCCCTAAACCTAAGTTTCACATATGATCTAGCTTAATAATTGTCTGCGTAAATGTCATTGAAATTTCATAGCTCTGCTTTAAAACTTGAAATCTATATTTTTCTataagatatatttacattaaatgtTTTTCCTTCCCCAGGATGAAACAACGTGCTGAACAATCCAGTCCCATAGCGAGAAGATACTGGTCTCTTTAGAGTTTTATCAAAGTCTGAAATATAACACACAATATTGTGCAAAGGCTTAAAATATATCTAACACATTAAATAGAGATGTTATGGCTATTtcctatttttcttttttcttttgaaattacaaataacaaataaactTACGAAAGCCCATagagctcattttcgtaggaaaaaaaaatatttttttcgcgaataaacgcgaaactttcccGATTAAACGCGTAAGTTTCGCAAAtgaacgcgaaactttcgctatataacgcgtaactttcgcgaataaacgtgAAACTTTCGCCATATAACGtgtaactttcgcgatataacgcgttactttggcgaataaacgcgtaactttcgcgagtaaacgcgaaactttcgcgatataacgcgaaactttcgggaataaacgcaaaactttcgcgattaaacgcgaaacttaaatataaatattgatatttcatagaagaaaccctatgaagaataattactgaaaacaaatatattaatttaaataaaacaaaataatattatataaagatgtaaatgaattagatttaaccttatacaaattaacataaattcaaacgtaggaaatctttaaaatcttagtactGATTTTCAAAGAACATACTGCATCGTGCTTTGTAATGGGTGCTGTATTATTGAAAATGGGGcagcaacatattttaattataaccattttaattcgaattaaatgtttaattaggtatcattttagaatttaaaggatatcattgtttaaaacgttatgatatatattatatcgcTGCAAGATAACTTAACGTCTAGTTTTATATCAGAGAGATAAGTCAAGctgtgaattgaaattttcaagcttTTGTTCAAATCTAGATGACGTAAATTCGTCCTCCAATTTTATCacatatgtcatttaaaaattaatactaagaTTTAAAAGGTTTGTGACGGTTTAATTTGtatcaattttataagaaaaagatcATCAATGAATGCCTGTTCGAACACAGGGTCGGCGAACAACTGAAAATCGTAATATGATGCTCAAACTTATTATCTACTTTGgacatataacatataaaaatgttatgataaagttttatcaattttattaatatctatatgccaaaaagataattttgtcttcataaatCAATGTAACACggatattataataatgatgaataaaaagtatttattatataataaaactgaaaatgtgtttgttttccatcgtttttcttcatatgggttctgtatgaaatgacaatatttatatatatatttatttaacttacgcgtttattcgcgaaactaacgcgttatatcgcgaaagtttcgcatttattcgcgtttattcgcgaaaaaaatattttttttacctacgaaaatgagctcaatgggctttcgtatAAACTATATATTGCTTTGTAGAAtaaaaatttgtacattttgGCATATTATTTGACTTTTCTCTATATAATGTTATGTCATGAtgatatttcattaaattactAGAGAATCATTAGACAAGTTGTTTTGTTCTTCTAACATACCACATAAAAATGATCAGTAAACTACGTTGTTTAAAATTACACAGTAATGTTGAGGTAAACactatatacaaaaaatattgattaattgatgaaaatataatagttaGTCTAGTACACCACATTTTAATAGACCATTGTCTGCCTGAATTTCCATAAAACCAATCCATCAAAACACTTTTCATTATACCCTCTTGTAATAAAAAGTGTATGAAATTGGTGTCTGAATCAATATCTAACATTTTGCAATCTGTTTCATGCATGTTTGGTCACTTCAAGATTATAGCTAGGTTTTTACATTTTACTATCCAGTTCATCAGCTGGTCCGCAATAGCTATGCGGCGTGtgcatataaataaatgatgCCAACAAAGCAAGTTAATGAATTATTaagtaaacaaatacatgtaccatcacTATGTTTAAATCCAATGACTGGTAAGATCTGGAAAAATGTCAAGCGGTTTTTCTTGAGGCCGTAATTTTGCAGCCATTTTTTGGAGGAGATGAGGGATTTGACGTCCAGCTCCCAGTCTTTGGCTGGGGTTTTCTTGGCGCTGACCTCTGGGTCGTACGATTCATCCGAAGCCTTGACCACAGCATTCCTAATGGCAGGAGATTTGTCAAGGTGACGAATGTCAAAGGTCACATCTGCATAACAAGAAatcttatatacatatatgatatcttatatatatatatatgtatatactttaCCATTACACACTACATTTTACATTAGTCATCGTGTTcaagaattaaaattttacattgtaaaataaatttattcatggGAATTTGATGGAAATGAAAAGAAAGCGGGATTGTGcaaggaaaaagaaaaacatatcggttttaatttaaatgatttgtCCAAAGAATAAACATCTAGTCTAccctttaaatttttcaatgctTTGGCATAATGAAGGGGCTTTTCACTTCCTTTGGCTGTCAATATTTATCAAGCAAATACTCTTTCTACCTATATGTGCTTATCGGAAAATCAAACatttcaaaagttgtttcagACATGATAATTGGTGTACAACTGACAGTGGTATATTGGTTTGTTTAAATGCACGTGTTCTTAGATTCTAAGGAATTGCACATGGGAAACACGATGTATCATTCAGCAAACAATGAGTGTCTCAACAGTCATTCGATTCCCTCCATTGTTATACTTTGGACTTCactcttttataaaatgcacACATACAGGTATCTAACTATGTGTCTATATGTCTTCTTTGCTAGCCGCggtatgaataaaaaataatggacaCATTGCACAGTTTTATTCTAAAGACACAGAGAACTCAATGTTATTAAATATGCTGCTAACCCTACACTCTTGTGATTAATGGTTAAAGTATGATACAGTTAATGCAGGTTGACAAAGAAAGTTTATCAAACTGTTGGCACAGTGTTTGGTTTCTATGTGGAGAGAGTAATGAATTTCTAATTCATccagaaaatgtttttcttcGAAGGGGGCATATCTAATCAGCCATTCTGAGTTTATGGACAAGATTATCATCAATCAAAGCTGACTGTAGttgtcaatatttattcttACTTaatcaattttcttaaactaataattgttaCAGAAAAtctcaagtaaaaaaaatagatacatgtaactttcaaTAATAACAAagttgaataatttaattatgtaaTCTACATACGGTACTCCAATCTATAAGAATTAGTTTGGCTAATAAATGATACTTTTTTTAACAGTATATAATtttcatctgtaaaaaaaatgcatctGCTGATCTGATTCAATAAATTAAAccactacaaaaatatcaaacatcaattttttcaaagtaccagttgaaaaaaaaaattgaaagcacCTGCGAAAACCATTAAAGAATATTCTAATATTTAGTTGACCAAGAGATACAAATAATCCAAATTTATGTCCTTCCTTAGGGCAAGTGGATCTCATTCAATATGTTTATGCAGTTAtctttttaagatataaaatcTGCAGGTCTCAGGTGTGATTTGTCATGCTGTAATGCGGATCGATATCTCCAGCGACAAGATAAACACAGACACTATCCAGTCCTTAATGCTGCCAGAAATACCCGGTCTTGAATACTTTAAAGCTCAGCACCTTAAACCTAATGAATAGCTATGGGTCTTTTGACTGGATTAGGATTACTTTTCATACAGTGCCTGCTAACATGCACTTCCTATGAAGACAACAATACCTAGGTGTTGTACTGCATGCAATGACCTGGTATTGACTACGTATTAATCCCTTATATACGGAGCTAAATACTTGCATTCATTGCTTTAAATCATCAAATACTGGTAGTGCATTATATTCATCCTCAAGGAACTcacattaaatatattaaaaagtttataatgtctgattgtcaaaatgaaaaatatcatgttATAAGAATTCTTTTCTTCAGAAAGTTAgcataaaaattttaacaaatttttatcacctattatatgtaatatatctGCCATATTAATGCCAATTAATATTATAATCCAGATCTACATTGAATCACCATAAAGAATATTGTAATGATTAAGTAATATGTCTTTCACCATGTCAGAGGttatataattacataaatatgAAGATTATTTTCGTGTGGGAgcaaaaatataatgataaatatatatatagttgaaGTAATATATACTGGAAAAAGAAGTATCATTAATTTGCCCTATTAATTTTCATAGGTTTAACTTTTGGTtagattacatttttttattataatttcttaaatgtattACCCGTAATtgaatgtataaatattttatgaaacacaattttataaaatacataatgTAGTGTGGGTGTCAAGGCTTTATATCTTATGTATTAGTTTTCTGTattaatacagttataatgtaTGGTTACAGAGGtaatacaaatacatataaaacatttgCTTCCATGCATTACTTGCCCAATGCTTGTTGTGGTATAATTCTGGACAATCAAACATATAACAAAAGCACTAATCAAAACACATGACAATGTGTTAAATTGTTGTTAGAATATCTTTTAACCAATCAAATGCCAGTAGTTAAATTGCTATTGATGCACTGTTAAACATGATTTAAATGATCATTTgtgtgttgttatttttaaatgtttagctttatcttaatataacttataaagaatatatatctCGATCACTCTAGTTCACAGTTCATTAAAATCTTGCATCTTTGaatatctttaatttaatttttttgttaacagACAGATATGATTGgtaattttattacatatattataaCTGCAgtatacatgtgcattatatgTATATCTGTAAACATATATACTGTcatgcattgttttcattaaccCATGCACCTCAAAGAATAATGGGCTAAATTACG from Crassostrea angulata isolate pt1a10 chromosome 7, ASM2561291v2, whole genome shotgun sequence includes:
- the LOC128156721 gene encoding von Willebrand factor A domain-containing protein 3B-like isoform X5; its protein translation is MVYESRKNTSPSKLLALDPYKKNAYSQNVTFDIRHLDKSPAIRNAVVKASDESYDPEVSAKKTPAKDWELDVKSLISSKKWLQNYGLKKNRLTFFQILPVIGFKHSDDFDKTLKRPVSSRYGTGLFSTLFHPGEGKTFNITCGREMLKQIEGRLTQAIHLFNRRLEWLTTESRRLFGVIEEKAITIVLDIRNMSPQQFDQYRIALETVIYEQLTQISKFNLIRSADDMQMYHPECVPVTHDTIQGAVDWLWELDRLASVSKTATAEAVLKAMTDQHNEAVYLFTEGNSIDSCKELLKEKVQACSRKIPLHLVSYNCDSSDIVRFLREFARGIGSKFHAYAVVMEMDAYEGQPLDPKTNKANIVLKKKTFGGVPPGAGMREDVMLIFEELEEARNVRSQIQALTEQVPEPKIQIESKITKWDKEVLEEQYMGTKEWLGKYGLNARKLELFDVLGSVAFKHQDGAVDINMKPPENTQTDAVKHTKLVNARYCDRFPIVKWRDGRVVHVQVTPELHRDYERKMTVAVNSFHQRIDWLNKGSRALFGTVIEDQIYILIDTSASMLPSIQYLKDKLFLLMQEQIRHKKKFNLISFNSKATAWQNRLTDISELSLKGAWKWIQGLSCWGSTNTYAALQHALSDPGTQAIYLLTDGRPDQPPKSIIAQVQMHHTVPVHAISFNCNDKEANEFLFDLAKATGGRYHYFSEKGKDFDQPESWESEDIRLIKDEIQRGLESLDKVEELRDECSNLSYKKELAEMKRCSRDHVISNTDRTSAVPPLDTKDLYRSTPSPPPRPKSAPPVQSPRFTPTPPKSARPSVSSDFRPTPSSGRPQSARPRSSRPRSSKSLSASSKAGLSASHTKTSMLRTLNSSGRFSPNEWLLPETRSLFEKQAERQKELALVLQKFCLSPDLLNVDESDNEAEEDANKKKRKKKVIRTKEMSSKMWLSKNGLVARKLTILDALSPTMVSHKTKYVPILDKHVVAKVFDEILPVAHVSSRTKNQITLVNPTAVDLKGYKKKVQKCIDQYKARLNKIVWNSLPESAKSDFDSVEPVSFEDNRVKLMKALDNAGWPIREQDILLLEKEIARGEKYKEQAEDLRRASDPNRQESFDDLLKNRSRGSSVSSSSRSSRRSSVSSRSSASSGRSRSSGSMRSRASPISPSSPRSRTLSISPSPGRSNKEDDELNVYEDKASVASSLNAYSHRDDEVSPK